In the Arthrobacter sp. CDRTa11 genome, CAATACCAAATGCCCCACCGAAGCCCCTGCCGGCAGACTTGCCAGCGTCAGCGCCCGACGATTCCGCGCTCCCGAAGGCGGACTTGATCTGGCCCGCCAATTTTGATGTCTCCAATGAGACGGACACGAAGGCCGCGCCTAATTCTGTGGCCATGTTTGACTCCTTAAAGTCAAAGAGCCAGCAACCGGTTACGGTGCTGACTCATTACGAATGGCGCCACTGCGCCCACATGAAACCTGGGGGTGCTACCCCTCCCACTGCCCCATTTAGCCCGCCTCCGGCATAGGGCTGTTCTCACTCATGGGCTTTTTTCCACACGGCCTCACCACTGCCGGCTAGTGCGTAACGGGGGTGCTGGCGGCTCATCTGAGGGCTTGGAACGCCTGCCCTTGCTGCCGTCCCCCTTGCTGCTGTTACAAGCCCGGTGCATGCCCTCTAGCCCCTCCAAACCGGGTGCCATCCTCCCGCCGAGGTTCACGGCGTGCTTGTGGTCAGCGGTAAAGCTGCGGGCGTCTTTCCAGAAGTCCGGGTACAGCTTGCGGTCCTCGAACTCCCACAGGAACGGCTCTCCACAGTCAGCGCACGGCAGATCACGGGCGCGGTAGTGACGTTTCAGCGCTTCTCGTTGGGCCACATAGCGCCGGTCATTTCTGTACGTCTTCACACCAAAAAAGCACCAACTCTCAGATACGAAAAAAGACCCCGTAAAAGGGCCTCAAAAGGGGCAAAAACCGCTAGAACAAGCGGAATTTCGACTATCCCGCGTGGAAAAAAAGTCGCGGGGGGATATTTTGTGCCTATGCCGGAGGAGGCACAGGCAGGGTGGGGAGGGGGTGGGTCCCCCCACCTCTTCTTCTTTCTGATGTTGCTCCCCTTGGGGGTGTTGCTTGCGGGTTAGTGTGGTGCGGTGACTGTTCCTGATGATGTAGTGCCGAAGCGTCCGAGGTTCTTGACTGTTGAGCAGGTTGCCGAGGAGCTAGCTGTTGGTTTGCCTACTGTCCGTCAGTTGTTGAAGTCGGGTGAGTTGCGTGGGTTGCAGATCGGCGGCCGCGGGATGTGGCGTGTAGCTACCAAGGATCTTGAGGACTACATCGAGCAGGCTTACCGGGTTACTGCTGAACGGATAGCAGCCGGCGAAGTACCTGATGAAGATTCGGTCGAGTAACAACTGATGAACATATGGAGCCTCGCGCCTACGGTTGAATGGACCCCATGCAAATAGTAAAGATCGCGCTCCCTTCTCTGATGTCCTTGCGGATTGAGATGTACTGGAGTGGGAATCACCTAGCTACGGGCACCGGGTTCGTTGTCATGCATGAACAGCGTCCGTTCTTGATCACTAACTGGCATAACTTGGCGGGTCGCGATCCGGAAACCAATGAGATAAAGAGCAGTCGCGGGGTTACGCCTGACGAGGTTCGGATTCTGCACAACGATGCCCGCAAGGTAGGGAGCTGGATTTTCAAGTCGGAGCCCCTCCTCGATGCAGCTGAGAATCCGTTGTGGGTCGAACACGACTGGGGCAAAGAGGTGGACGTGGTTGCTCTCTCGTTGACGGATACGGACGGCGTCACTTTTTATCCCTACGCGCTTGAAAACAACATGGAAGACCAAGTGATGTTGGGACCGTCTAGCTCGGTCAACATCATTGGTTTCCCTTTTGCTGAGAGCTCGCACGCAGGAATCGGCATTTGGGCTAGGGGAACGATTGCGTCAGAAATGGATTTGGACTATCGCGACTGGCCTCGGTTCTTGATCGACAGCCGAACCAGGCCTGGGCAATCTGGTTCCCCAGTGATGTTCTATTCACCAGGAGGTGCCGTCCTGCTCAAGAGTGGGACGACAGCGTACTTTAGTGAGCCCATCATTCAGCTCCTAGGCGTGTACTCCGGCCGCATCAACAAGGAATCAGACTTAGGTATCGTCTGGAAGATCGAGATAATTCGAGAGGTTCTGTCCGGATCGAAATAGTGCAGCCACGTTTGTGCCCGTAGCCGTGGTTACGTAGCTACGGGCACAACGTCACGCCCTGCATGCCTATACCAAGCAGGGTGCGGATGGAGAACGGTTCCTGTCTTATGCAGCCGTTATTGTGAGGGCGCCAGCGTCGGATACCTGGACGCGATAACGCGTCCCGTTTGCTGATTTGAGGACCAGCCCACCAACCGCCGACAGTGCTTCGAACTCTTGCCCGGAAACCTTTTTGGCGAACCTCGTTTCGGTTACGTCGGTTCCGGTTCGCAGCATTTCCATAGCAAGTACGCCGGCTGATCCAGTATCCGTGTGGGTGCGAATCGAATAGTTGCCGCTGGATGCAGTGGCGCTCCAAAGCTTTTCGTCCGCGTCTGCGTCTGATTCCCACCATGAGCGGGATGGTGTTGTGCCACCGAGTGATTCCAATGGAGATGCCACTGAGGGGAACGCCTGCCCAGGGGTGCCTTTGACCCATCGGGTCCCGGAGCTGCTGGCAGCAATGTCACGACGGTCCAGTGTCGTAGCGTAGGAGCCTGCGGACGAGTCAATAGGAATGTCGATTGGTGATGCACTGACTTCATCCCGGACAGACCCCGGCATAGCACCAACCGTCTGCGCGGCCGTAACCCTGATTTTTACACCCTCAAAGGAGAGCTTTGGACGGTTCGCACCCTTGATCAGGATGGCTGCACCAGGGCGCCGCGTTTGTGGTGTTGTTACTGTGTCGCCGGTAGCGATATGTCCGACGCCAGAAGCGATAACGGAGCTTTGGCAGTTGTCCAGGATGAGCGCGTGGTAGTTACCCATCTTCTTCTCAGCCTGCGGAGTCTCGGCAGGATCCCCGCCGTCAGATGGGTAGCGAACGCGGAACTCTGATTTGAT is a window encoding:
- a CDS encoding helix-turn-helix domain-containing protein, which codes for MTVPDDVVPKRPRFLTVEQVAEELAVGLPTVRQLLKSGELRGLQIGGRGMWRVATKDLEDYIEQAYRVTAERIAAGEVPDEDSVE
- a CDS encoding trypsin-like peptidase domain-containing protein; amino-acid sequence: MHEQRPFLITNWHNLAGRDPETNEIKSSRGVTPDEVRILHNDARKVGSWIFKSEPLLDAAENPLWVEHDWGKEVDVVALSLTDTDGVTFYPYALENNMEDQVMLGPSSSVNIIGFPFAESSHAGIGIWARGTIASEMDLDYRDWPRFLIDSRTRPGQSGSPVMFYSPGGAVLLKSGTTAYFSEPIIQLLGVYSGRINKESDLGIVWKIEIIREVLSGSK